The Sparus aurata chromosome 12, fSpaAur1.1, whole genome shotgun sequence sequence ttgttgcgggcaaaaatccttgattatgcggcacgttttcttaaaaaatgcgatggaatatgcaggatatttatgcaattttatgcgatgaaattgcgggaacttgcaaaaatgcgggaacttgcaaaaattgctgtttaataataaaaagagaaaaaaaagtgattcccccaacaccctgttctcactaggctactactatattgtaaagagtcatttcttattacttcctatgataagcagcatactacatcacagaaagcgctgggaatatttaagttcttttatttcagaccttaataaatacatatggctcaaacttacaaaacattgatgagtcaaacaagttctgtagcttaaCAAAAGGAATAtgaacttctgtaaaaatgaataatgaaaatcaaaaaaaaaaaaaaatgtgtctcctgttttacagaggtagctaaaacagacatcttctgttaaaatacaccaagtgcaatctcttactgtaccatacatttacatactactaatatacttacaactgtaaggtttttgaaactagtatgatttttttgttggcaaatgagaatGATTTGCGGGCTTTATCATCATAGACATAAAGAGTAGACGCCGCATGGGCTGCTGGGGCGCAAGAAAtgcggccgccatcttggaccgGTCATTCTACTCACAGTTGAGCAGCAGAAGCAACGAGATGCTAGAGCACTGTGCTGCATATTCCTGTTCTAATCGGCGGACGATCGAAAACAGGGCTCGAGGGATTACTTTCACAAGTAGGATTGAACATTACTGTCGGTTGTATTTCGTGAATCGAatattactgtactgtatttatgTCCACCAGGGGCGCTGcgagggattttgggccccatgaaaagaaacagTACTGGGCCCCTGCATAGCCGGCCATAAGGCCATaaatttgttatgctgtttacataaaactgtgcattttaatgatatttttgactataatttgtgtgaaaagaacaacatgacagttccttagtaggggaagcactgaacactcagaatacaatggaatttagattcatgtctgcaagtctgcaactttaatggttaaaatatatattatacatatatatatacatatacatgtatatatatgtgtatatgtataaataaaataaaatcagagaatgtatatgtatatatatacatatacatcatatatatatatatatatgtatatatatatatatatatatatatatatatatatatatatatatatcagcattttatgCAGCGAAATtgcggcgtatttgaaaaaaatgcgCCCCAgcataaatatgcggactttggctgattatgcattgaattatgcgatcgcataatcgcgtttttctggGACTGCTCAGCATCGCCCTCCGACTGATGTTGACAGTCCCCGTGACTGCAGCAAGCGGAGAGAGGAGTTTCTCTCGCTTGAAATTAATTGAAACACACCTGAGGTCAACAATGCTGCAGGAGCCGCTGTCAGCCCTCAAGATCACTCGACAGAGATGACATAATTAGAGCATTCTCAGCACTGAAAAACAGTAAGGGCGGATTTCTGTAAAGGACGAGTCTGTCTGTAGCCTGTCTGTTCTTTTCCTGcacgctgtccgtggtgctaAAATAATGCGGAGCACGTTGCGCTTACTAGGCTACTTTTGTTGTCAATTTTCAAGTTCATGATTGTTATAATTGTGGATTGTAATAAGATACCTGTTCGTGTcttaaaatgcacataaatatgaaaaatgcatttgcatttaTTGAAAACCAACTTCAGTCCTCGTTCCCCCCCCCTGCTCATTCCTGGTTTCTTGCCCTATAGAGATTTTAACACTTggtcacaatgtatcgttttaaGACCATGCACGTCCCTGGAAGGCATGATGAGTTTAGGCAACTGCATCCTTTCAGGTTTCAATGCATCAGAGACGCATGGGCGCAAACATATcggtaattaaatgttttatgggatAGGGCCTCATATGTAGTATGTATAGTATCTTTTCTTGATAGATTTCTCGGatctatctgtctgtcagaAAACAATTCGCTGCCATGATTTGGTTGTTTATCGATTTTTTACTGACCAATGATCCAGTTAAATGGTGACTAGAAGAGGAGATGAAAGCCACCTTTGACTGTATCATGTGAAACCCTGAGACGATTCTTTCCCCTGGTGGACGCTGTACAAAGGGGCCAATGACATTCCAAAACATAGGTCACGTGACCCGAGCTTAGCCGCCATCATTGTTTGTGGCAGTGAAGCCTGCGTGGAGAGTGAGGAAAAGCACCAGCGGAGCTTCGTACTGTATCAGCCCCAGTTTCAGCCAGTGTTCCCGGGGAGCAGCCATGGTTCAGACGTGCTCAGCTTACGGCTGTAAGAACCGGtaccacaaagacaaagacatttCCTTCCACAAGTAAGTCCGatgaaactctctctctctctctgtgtgtgtgtgtgtgtgtgtgtgtgagtgtgagagagagagttagcGTTAGCTTTCCAGACACGATGGATAAGTACTAACTTACAGTACCAGCTTGCGTTTATGAATCTGCACATTAAAGCTTCATTGTTCATCTTTAACAGAGCATGGATGGAAGAATTTGACATACGACTTTTGTTGCGATATTATATTTTGCTGGTGATATCGCAGAAACCTCACCAAGCACCATTTTACTCTGACAAGTTAACCTAACGTTACCGTAACTTAATTACTCTACTTTAGATTTTCATATGCCAAATTTACCATGTCACAATCCATGCTCGTAAAATCACTTAGTGGTACATTCTTCAACGTGTATGTCTCAACCAGGAATAGGAGAATAACAACTCGATTGATTCTGATTAGTTAGATGCTAGTTTGAAGTGTTCTTTGCTGGAACAGGGTGAacatgcagagaccctgcaggTGTGCCCATGAAGGACGAGTTGAACCACACTCATGTGTATGctatcataatattaatcattttCAATTCAAGTGaatttattcagtttaatcTGGCAGTCTGCAGCCTGCTGATTTGTTTAGGTGACTGTCTCTATTTCCTGCCAATCCCAGCAAGTTAAACAAGGCCCTGAAATCCAGGTTACAGTTGATAGGTGAATCTGCTGTTAATGTCAAGTTTCATTGAACAGCTCTGTGTGCAGGACCAGATGTCATCTTGAGTATTTTCCAAGAAAGGGGTTCTGACAAGGACTAGGCTGTAGCTAACAATGTTGACATAAAGTTTACTTTCTAAATAACATGGATTAATTATTGATCATTAGACAAGGAACTGATTATGATGAAATAAATCCAGCCAAGGAACAAATCCGGAGGTGATCAGATCAGGGTTAATTtagctgtttgttattttgttgtttaactaTTGTTCTTCCCAGGTTTCCATTGGCACGTCCAGATATTTGTTGTAAATGGGTGGCGGCGATGAGGAGGAACAACTTTAAACCCACTAAGTACAGCAACATTTGCTCGCAGCACTTCACCAAAGACTGCTTTAAGAGTGAGTGCAACAACCGAGTGCTGAAGGAGAACGCTGTGCCGTCactcttcaccttcaacctcaCCATCAAGGTGAAGCAGCACAGAACATGTTCATCCATACACAGTCCACACGCATTTGATCCAGACCAAGGAAAATACTAAACTTCTAAATTGTAATTCATGAGCCAGTGGCACCAGCTCTTCATAAGACcaaatttaaagtgaaactcgcgccaaaatgcaacttggGCTTTTTTTTgcgaatgtatatgagtcaaaccttcgtgtaaaagcataattacgaagaaagaggcacttttaagatttaccgtattttcgttttcgggtcaaactcattttcaatgggagtgcatggggcaaatTAGCAATAGCAtaaaaattgctatttttaaaacggtaagaaggcttgacacaacatgaaactttgcttgtagtatcaccagggtctctacacatgaacacgagcattgagaacatagtttgtgtacacagagtttactaaaaaaggAAGTTTTTGCTTTAAAGCtcccaaaatgttttgtggactatgaaattTCCACATGGGGATGAGTGGATGATGAGGGAATTTTAACTTGATTTTAACTTGGATGAACTTtaaataacaaatgaaaaatgctTTGGACTTTGTCGTCACCTGCTATTGAACCTGACTGCAACTGGTTCTGATTCTAAAATGTACAGTGCAATACAGGACATTATAAACTAAGGCTAAGTTAATGCTAAAACATGTTATTGTTCATTAAATAGTAGATGTGATCAGCATGTAAAATGACAATGTTATACATCATACTGACTGATTTGCtacatatattttgtttgtttgccaaGATCATAGGATAGTAACCTAGAGTAAAGTGCTGCTTGCTATAGTAGTTTCTATTGTGtcctccttttttcctcttgtaCATTATGCAATGTGGTTGGCCGTAATTTATTTATCTTGCTATCATACTTGATTGAATGTCCTTTGGCGGCTGCTGGACGATtgctttaaatatatataaattaataatgtggaaattaaaaagaacgaagaaaaaatctgaacaaTTATACATTTGTctaaattaaaattaataaatagaAATCTCCACTTGAATTCATGCTCTCACATAATGAAATCTTATGTCTAGAAGAAGTGTAGTTAACGTTGTGTAGTTAACGTTGCGTGTTTTTCCTTATTGTTGACTCTCATCTTATTTATGCTTTGTGATGCaatttttctggaaaaaaaattcaCTGCAAATATCAAATCTGATGGCATACAATCATCTTCCCATAACATTGTCTGAAATCACATGAAGACCATTtacattccccccccccctcatcaCAAAGTGACACACTTAGAAACTTTACTGTGAAATGGTTTGAGTTACAGATCAAAAACCAAGCTTGAGGACAGCTTAGTTTTTACGAGAATTATACTATACCATCCTCTGGCCTTTATTTCAAATTAAGAGCATACTGTTATCAAAGACTTACTGAGATGAACAAACTAATCCTTTGTGGATGAGTTTTAATCAGAAAATTAAAATTACGTCTCATTAACTTGATGTTATCTTGGGTCACCTCAGAAAGCAGCATCAGAACTCTTGTGTGTTTTGACAGTCAGAGTCCCTGGAGGATCCCTTCCCCTCAGAGATCCATTTCCCTCTCACTctgcctctgacctctgacctggcagtggaggaggaggagccaggGAGGAGCCTTCCCAACACCTGGGGCAACATGGTGGCGGTCTCCTGCGACCACAACTACACAGCAGAGGACTCGGCCCGGCAGAAGAAGCGCATcgagcagctggaggagcaggtggGGAGTCtgaggaagaagctgaagaCAATGCAGCAGAAGTGTCGGCGGCAGGAGAGACAGCTGAAGAGGCTGAAGGCGACATGTGAGACATCGAGGACCGCTCGCAAGCTGCCGGCAGCATTTAGAGAGGGTTACGTGATTTTACCAAAACACATATGCCACACACTCAAAGGCATCAAGTAACAAGGAGGAGAGGGTGGTCAAAGTGAGCAACAGGTTCCTCCTCGTGTGTCAGCAGCCAGGTGGACTATAGCAGAGCTGCTGAGAAGGCGGTAAACCCCAAAGCTGAAAGCTTAAGGACCCACTTGTTCAGGAAAGTAAAAGCAGGACATGGAAAACTCAGTCTGACTTTTTGGATCCACCAACTCCTCAcataaaaaggatttttttctgtttgaccTGTAGTGGAATGACTTTGTGTCCACTCTCACTTTAAAAAACTAGGTCAACACTCTGGGTGTGGTTCTAATAGGAGGTCGGTCACCAATGGAGAAGCCACACAGAAGTACTGGGCCAGTTGATAAACTGTTACTTTTCCAGAAATAATTTAATCATTGTACTCCCCCTGTAATGACAAACTTAAGTTTTTATATTGATGTTTCTGTAAGGATTAAACAAAGATGTCCCAATCTGTTAATCAGTGAGCTCCAGACATGATAGTTTGTGTTGTGAGCTCTTGATGGAGcgaggctagctgtttcccttgCTTCAGGCCTTTATGCTTAGCTGGGCCAGTGACATCCAGAGTCCAGCACTGTTTTGGAAAAGAACGGACATGACAGTGGGTCTCTTATTTCATTATAGGAAAGAAAGCAAAGGCTTTTCAAAGGCTCTGGTGTACGGTTTGGGTAAATAAGTGGCTCTATTAAGAAAAATATAAGTTTTACTTCTGTCCTGTTTATTTTTGTCGTagaagacatttttcaaaaaggaaGAGGCTCAAAAGTATAAAAAGTTGTCTTTTGTTGCAAAtgatacatttgtattttgttacttatttcatttttattatttcatgatACATggtatgttgtgtgtgtatgtacgtgtgtgttcCTACTTGTGGAATCATTAAACAGCTGCTATTTACAATAAACTTGAATAATGCTGAATGCCATAACAGCTACTTTGTGTGGcatagatcgtcactttcgtgggcctgggtggcagaaatcgtgacCCACTATGAATTACCATtgggagcagcagcagatcaagttaaagagaaaatcaattttcatttttgaaaatagTACTAAACCAAAAACTTGCATTAATTGATTTTACCGATTTATCTCCCAGCCCTAGCTCATGGTAACCAGTGTGTGGCAACCGGGTGCTGCTGCTTCGGCGCTGCACTCTTTAGCATCAGCCGGGCTGCTAACTTTACTTGCTttgttatagcaatcaaacacgccgcactcctttagcttcatactatgCGCGCgctccaagtgtttggtgatgttgcttaccccgaatttccacgGATACTgtcgctgcgttacggctccgatccggttttgctcctcCGTCCACAGTCCGCCGTACGCTGTACGCCGTCTGGTAAACCCCACCATTTGCGTTTTGAGaccgcagtacggtagacagctggtgtcgcgaggccgaggagtttctgcgataatcacataatcacacgcgactgcagttataggtatgtgtcataaaaacaacaacaggaagtggtcccgaccgaaggattagtggaagagcttgtgtttgtctcttattTGAGATTTGTgtactggtgtcaacacggactgttttatttttgaaaagtaaccagatgttatattattattatttcggtacttgacttcctgtctgctcggtgctaaattcagctgaattgctgcgtcgtgctatGGCATCTGCCAGATATAAAAGTCCAGGTTATCTGTTGCagagtatttgtaattgcatagcttctgttctgttgaagctttattattaccttatggtaataaaaagaaggttgaatcttttgacatcttgtaaagtctttatttttttacacaaaattatATGTTGTAGTATCGATAAGTATCAGTACCGATAAGGAGTATccgtatcagtatcggtatcaaTAAAATCCTAACCATATACATCTCTACCCACAATGCACTACACTGTTTACCTTGTAATCATGCAAACCATAGATAAAGTGATTGCCACTGTCATACCCTTCTAGAGTTGTATTAAAGctgtgcagtttttttgtgGTGTGCAATGAGACTTTAACtcatactactactactactcatACTACAACTACTACTTCCTGGGTCATATTTCCTTCTCACCTTCTCACCAGTACTGAAGACAACATGCTTCCACAATTTCTAGCTGTGTATTGACAGTGACAATTTGGCAGGTTATCGGAAGGCCACCAGTTGGAATCctggctccccctagttgcatgtcgaagtgtccttgagcaagatactgaactccaagttggcgccttgcatggcagcctccgtcatcagtgtatgagtgtgtgtgtgaatgggtgaatgtggcatgtattgtacagcgctttgagctgtcgttagactggaaaagcgctataaaaatgcagaccatttagaTTCTCGTCCCTTTTGGATATAGTTAGGTAGTTATCAAACAGGGAACTACCAAGTGAAAATAGTTGTGATAGTTATACATTAATTGACATGgaaaatgcatttcaatgtAGCCGGTTGAAATGGAGCTACTTCAACTACTGTGTACACAATCAGCCACAATACTCAGGCCATGCCCACATGTACCCAAAAGGAACTTTTTTTCCTGTTGGCAtggtttcaagaatatttgcatccaaacGGACCCATTGTAAACGATGCAACATGCTATAGTTCATATACCAGGCCTAAAGGTGGTGCTTGAAATTTACCATAATCTGTATTCCATGACATGCAGCATCCAAACCAAACACTGTTTCAGACTTAGCACAGCCCCTCATGGTAACATCACTCCCCAGCAGTTGTCCGATGAACGTGCAAAGAGCTTCACTGTATTTACCCTGGGCTACAAATTTCCCAATTCCAAGTCCAAACTAGATCCCATGGGACATGCAGGAACAACTATTATCCATGGAGGCCCTACCTCACAATGTACAGAACTCAGAGGATCTGTTGCCAACTCCTTGGTGCCAGAGACCACAGGAAACCCCCAGAGCTCCTGTGGCCATGCCTTGATGAGTGAGTGCCAAGTCCAATACAGGGTGAATCCTCCATGAATCAGACCTATTTTGGCACGTCCCAGTTACTTGTTCTGAGTCTTTGTGAGCAGAGACACTGAACACAATTGCCATACAGATGGTGAACTTTAAGATGATAAAGGCTATGACTATAACGAATACAAATTAATGGAAATGCAAGAGAAGACAAAAATGAATCAAGATTTTCTTTGTCTATGTCTGACTTATTTTATTTGGCCAGCAGGTGGTGGTACAGAGCTGTATGTAAGAAAGCAGTGCATTTGTCCAAGTCTTCTGTTTTATGTCTTGATTACTTATGACACAGGGCACATGAATGGAAAATGTTCCTCTAAATTGTTTATTAACTCCACCAAGGGGATACATAAAAACCACTGAAGGGATTTTCataaaacttggatggaggatgcaTCTCTTTCCATGATACatcccattaacttttggtgcagatcatGATAAAGATACCAATCCAGGATTCCTTTTTTATCGATATTTAACATTGCAAAATAGGGggctatttttttatttatttatgtttgttaatGCCATTTATGGTAGATTTTTAGGAAATTAATGCTTAAAAAAGAATTGCCTGGAAAGGCGAATTTAGGTGGCTGATACAATTTGATAAAGATCCTAGTAAAATTGTATTATTCTTCCACAACACAATGAGAATATGATTTCATCtccattgttttgtttcccaAATGGCTAGCTGCTACAGCTCTGCTGACTTTAAATTTtagttaaaggggcaatatatatattcagatattaatgaggtaatcaaaagtaaaaaaaatatatatatatatattttttttctataactggatgaacaagttgttctcagaggaaataaggtccccagaacactgtcagCCGCTAGAAACATGGCAGGGTCaggaaagtaaaacagtatgaaattgtgttgtccttttagaCATAAAACATCAGTCAGTCaagatctttgtcttctgatgAAATTGGCCTCCCCAAAACtatatagtgcacctttaaacagtTATTGGTGGTTAAAAGTGTAGAGTGGGACAGGGCTATTGAGTTTGAtgttggattaggcttgattaaattaaaagGGACTGTTGAGCCTTAGCAGATGTAGGCAtgctactgagtgccattccaGTTAGGAAATGCAAACATGGGGTGCTCTTAAACctacacagatacacacatagCCCTGAGTACCACACTTTGAATTGCACACAACTGCATGAAGGTTTCTAAACAAATTAAGCTTGTGGTTGCTGTTGTATGTGTGGTTTTGGTTTAATTTTGTGTTGTTGAGTGCAATGACAATATTATAACTGTATTTTTTCCTGGTCCCAAACTGTTTTGGCTATTTTTAGAGGCCTAAAGTGTTGAATGTATCTAGAGTttgacaagaaaacacaaaactatacaaaagatggaaaaaaaaattttgaATTTGAGGTTCCAAACTACTGATGTGGTGTAAACATCTGTTTACTCAAAAAGTAGTTGATAGCAAATACACCCTTTAGAACACAATAACCCCATTACCTTTCCACAAACACTACCATTTCTGAACTCCTCTACTGCTAAGACTGTACGAATAACTGAATCATTAGTATGTTACTCTAGCAcaggggtcaccaacctttTTGAAACTGAGAGCTACTTGATACTGAGTCATAGGAAGGGCTACCAGTTTgatacactcttctgaaataacacatttgctcagtttgcctttagttatatatgattattaatgattgatgatactcatctatgtgaagacactgatcacgttaatgatttctcacaataattatcaacaatgacttaacaaggtgggaaacagataatatcaatattcaattttcatttttagaacaggCCTGAGGGCGACTCATGTGGTCCTTGGGGGCTACCTGGTGATGCATCGTGCTGGTGACCCCTGCTCTAGCAGATCTCCAGTCCTTAACGTTCATCAGCTGTTTCAGTTCAGATGGCAGACTTCACCTCTGGAGTCACCTCAACCCTCCTCAGGTGAACTGCAAACTGTGCAGGGCTGAATCTGATCCATTTGGACGTGTTTGGGCTAAACCTCCACCCCTTCCAGCATAGTATCAAGGTCATTCTGTCTAAAGTGAAACGCTCCTCAGGCTGCAGTCTAACTACGCTGATTAAACAACACCTGGATGACCCTCTTCCCAGCATGCTCTGATGCTGTTGCCACTAATTACCAAGAGCAAAGGATAATTTACATATGACAAGatatttttctaattttcttttgaaaaaattaATTACTACATTTTTACATGCAGGTAACCTGCTG is a genomic window containing:
- the thap1 gene encoding THAP domain-containing protein 1 isoform X1, whose protein sequence is MLEHCAAYSCSNRRTIENRARGITFTMKPAWRVRKSTSGASYCISPSFSQCSRGAAMVQTCSAYGCKNRYHKDKDISFHKFPLARPDICCKWVAAMRRNNFKPTKYSNICSQHFTKDCFKSECNNRVLKENAVPSLFTFNLTIKSESLEDPFPSEIHFPLTLPLTSDLAVEEEEPGRSLPNTWGNMVAVSCDHNYTAEDSARQKKRIEQLEEQVGSLRKKLKTMQQKCRRQERQLKRLKATCETSRTARKLPAAFREGYVILPKHICHTLKGIK
- the thap1 gene encoding THAP domain-containing protein 1 isoform X2, with protein sequence MVQTCSAYGCKNRYHKDKDISFHKFPLARPDICCKWVAAMRRNNFKPTKYSNICSQHFTKDCFKSECNNRVLKENAVPSLFTFNLTIKSESLEDPFPSEIHFPLTLPLTSDLAVEEEEPGRSLPNTWGNMVAVSCDHNYTAEDSARQKKRIEQLEEQVGSLRKKLKTMQQKCRRQERQLKRLKATCETSRTARKLPAAFREGYVILPKHICHTLKGIK